In the genome of Grus americana isolate bGruAme1 chromosome 16, bGruAme1.mat, whole genome shotgun sequence, one region contains:
- the PPP1CC gene encoding serine/threonine-protein phosphatase PP1-gamma catalytic subunit translates to MADIDKLNIDSIIQRLLEVRGSKPGKNVQLQENEIRGLCLKSREIFLSQPILLELEAPLKICGDIHGQYYDLLRLFEYGGFPPESNYLFLGDYVDRGKQSLETICLLLAYKIKYPENFFLLRGNHECASINRIYGFYDECKRRYNIKLWKTFTDCFNCLPIAAIVDEKIFCCHGGLSPDLQSMEQIRRIMRPTDVPDQGLLCDLLWSDPDKDVLGWGENDRGVSFTFGAEVVAKFLHKHDLDLICRAHQVVEDGYEFFAKRQLVTLFSAPNYCGEFDNAGAMMSVDETLMCSFQILKPAEKKKPNSSRPVTPPRGMITKQAKK, encoded by the exons TGCGAGGATCCAAACCAGGTAAAAATGTCCAGCTTCAAGAGAATGAAATTAGAGGACTGTGCTTGAAATCCAGGGAAATCTTTCTCAGTCAGCCTATTCTACTAGAACTTGAAGCTCCACTGAAAATATGTG GTGACATCCATGGGCAGTACTATGACTTGCTTCGACTCTTTGAATATGGAGGTTTTCCACCAGAAAGCAACTACCTGTTCCTTGGTGATTATGTTGACAGAGGAAAACAATCTTTAGAAACAATTTGTCTTCTATTGGCCTACAAAATTAAATACCCggagaattttttcctcctcagaggGAACCATGAATGTGCCAGCATTAATAGAATTTATGGGTTTTACGATGAAT GTAAGAGGAGATACAATATTAAGCTGTGGAAAACCTTCACAGACTGTTTTAACTGTTTACCAATTGCAGCTATTGTGGATgagaaaatattctgctgtCATGGAG GTTTGTCACCAGACCTTCAGTCAATGGAACAGATAAGACGAATTATGCGCCCCACTGATGTACCAGATCAAGGTCTGCTTTGTGATCTCCTGTGGTCTGACCCCGACAAGGATGTCTTGGGATGGGGTGAAAATGACAGAGGAGTGTCCTTCACGTTTGGTGCTGAAGTGGTTGCTAAGTTTCTCCATAAACATGATTTGGATCTCATATGTAGAGCTCATCAG GTTGTTGAAGATGGATATGAGTTTTTTGCAAAAAGGCAATTGGTAACTCTCTTTTCTGCCCCAAATTACTGTGGAGAATTTGATAATGCGGGTGCCATGATGAGTGTGGATGAAACTCTAATGTGCTCTTTTCAG attttgaaaCCTGCAGAGAAGAAGAAGCCCAATTCCAGCAGACCTGTAACGCCTCCCAGGGGTATGATCACAAAACAGGCAAAGAAATAG